The following DNA comes from Mustela nigripes isolate SB6536 chromosome 15, MUSNIG.SB6536, whole genome shotgun sequence.
CTTCTCTTATTTTAGattgtatattttcttatgatttcactttatcttctttattacCTGATTAGCTATGTGTCTTTATAGTTATTTCAGTTGTTGCTTTATAGTTTGCAGTACACATAATAGTCTTTTCAAGTAATGTAAGAATCTTAGAGCAGTATGCTCATTCTCTCCTCCTggcctgtgttctttttttttttaaagatttatgtgtttgaccaagagagagacagcacacacaAGCACGagaagcagcaaagggagagagagaagcagattccccgctgagcagagagcctgatgcagggcttgatccctggactcttgagatcatgacctaagccaaaggcagacccaggcgccccctgtgttCTCTTCTTGTCCTACATTTTACTTCTACATGTGTTGTTGCCTCTCCCCATACATGGTTATTATTTCTGCCTTAAACAGTTAAtcatctttttctaattttagttttaattaaagGACAGTTGATATACAAAATTCTGTTTGTTTCAGGTGAGGAGCATAGAAATTTGATacttttatacattatgaaatggtcTCAGTGATAAGTCTACTAACTATCTGTCACCAACAAAGTTACTACAATAATagtgactgtattccctatgctgcacctcatatccccatgacttatttattttataactggtagtttgtacctcttaatcccatTCATCTATTTTGACCCATCCCCTCAACCCCTTCCCTCTTTGGTAACCAACTTTCTCATATCTCTGAGTCAATAATAAACAGTCACTTATTCATCTCTTAAAAAAGATAGGGTACGGTTTTTTGTATTTAaccacataattaccatttctgatattcttcattcttttgtatagaTTTAGATTTCtatctggtatcattttccttctgtccaAAGAGCgaactttaaaatttcttctagTGCAGGTCTGCCTTTGATAAATCCTCCCAGCTTTTGTATGTCTGTAAAAGAACaaatttcacctttatttttgaCAGGTATTTTCACTGGGCCTAGAATTGTAGGTTGACaggtttttgaaaattttcttttagcactttaaaaatattgccacactgttttctatcTAGCTGTTTCCAACCCACAGGTCGGCTAcattctttatctttgttttgctttgtgtataATCTAGTTCTTTTCTTGGGCTGCTCTTAAATTTTCTCATTATCACTGGCTTTAAGCTATCTAATTATGACACACACCCTTATTGAAGTTTTTTCTACAATTCTCTTGCTTGAGGCTTAGTTTCTTAGATATgtggatttattattttaataaaacttggGGCAAattgccattatttcttcaaatattttcctttctccttccctcttctcttctttagGGACTTCACCAAAGATACATTTGGTTGTTTGAAATTGCCCACAGTTCAATGATGCTCTTTTCttatttcgttcttttttttccccctccctgttGTCACTGTATAaacatttaggatttttatgacctccctgtgttttattttggctACTTTTTATCCCTAACATATCACTAATATTTCTTCTGCCCTAATTTACTGTTAATCCATGCAGggtatttttcttctcaaatgttatatttttcatcttcagaAATCTAATTTCTTTATACCTTCCATACATCAACTTAATATGctaattttccctctaccttcttgaacatataaaatatggttataataattgttttaatgtcATTGTCTACAAATTATATCATTTTGGCTATATCTGGGTCATTCTGATTGATATTCTTCCTTGTTATGAGTTATTTTTCTTGCGTTTGTATGCCTGGTACTTTTCATTGGATGCCAGACACTGAATTATTGGATGCtaactctattttatttaatatcctGGAGCTTTGTTTTAGGACAAAattaagttacttggaaacagtttgatctTCAAGGCTTCCTTTAAAACTGCATTGCGCAAGACCAAAACACCCTTTAGTCTAGAACTAATTTTTCCCCATGACTTTGGCAGTATCCTTCTGAATATCTGGTGCCCCATGTTtacaagttgttttttgttttgttttgtttttaatctggcTGGTAGTACCACCAACTATTCCTGACTCTGTGTGATTTCCAAAAATTGCCCCTGCCTGATTCTCTGGGGTACCTCTTTCCCATCATTGGTAGTTTGCTCACATGCTCATGCTGGTAAGTACTCGGCGGCAGCCTGGGAGCAGAGGAAcatcccattctctttcttttactttaagaaaatgCTTCTACATTCCTAAAGATCACACAgagtgaatagaaaaaaaaaatacatgtatgtatctataggagtatatataaatataaattccttttttttcagCCCCCTGTCTGTTCCTCAGccaaaaatttttgttttctcatagttACCTACCTACGTCTATGTATTTATACTGTTATTTTCGTGCTTGTgtaattttaggtattttataatCAAACTGTCATAGATTCAGATTTAGCATAAACCATTCTTATGGCTCAGGTCTTTTTCCCCTCCACCTTCCCCGTgcaattaactttttaaagttaaaccaataaaaattttttcaaaattaatatagTTATGTAAATTTTATTGATAAGCATACtagttttttccttgttttgttttctgtaaaagCCTTTGAACTTCTCTCAGACACCTGTCTgtggctcccctccccctctgcaaatGCTCAGCCTGATTGGATCAGTTCTTTGCTCAGCCCCACCCACCCGAGCCCTCCCTCCCCACGGCTCCCATCTTTCTGCCCCTTACAGATCATCTGCTGCTTAGGCTTGCTTAGCAGCTGTCATCTTGAGATGTCTTTCCTCATCGTTCTGTtgattccctcccttctctctagCATTTGAGTGCCTGGTTCATGTTTCCtgtaccttttctctctctcgttCCTTTTCAAATAATACAGCATTCTTTATTTCATCCTTTTGCTTGATTTGTTCCTCCATTTTGgtgtctgaaaatgtttttgttctaCCTTTacacttaaaatgaatttttggccAATCAGTGATGATTTGGCCaaataagaatgagaaatgagaatgTTTTCTCTCAGAATTTTCTGCATTGCTCTCTGGCAGCCAGCAAAAACCATTCTGATTATTTATTCCCGTGTTTATAGCTTGTTTTTTCTGTTTGGAAGcttttaaggattttctcttttccaagtaATCTTTAATGCTGATGTGCTTTGGTGTAgggcttttttcctttcctttttttttttttaatgatttcatttatttacttgtcagagagagagagagagaacataagcaggagcagcagcaggcagagggagaagcaggctggctggctctccgctgagcagggagctcaatgtgggacttgatcccaggacgctgggatcatgacctgagccaaaggcagacatttaaccaacagagccacccaggcatcccagggcttttttcatttattgtggtGGCCATTTGGTCATCTTGGTTAGGCTGGAGACTTGTGTCCCTCAGTTcaggagaaattcttttttttttttttttttaaagatttatttatttatttatttaacagagagaaatcacaagtagatggagaggcaggcagagagagagagagagggaagcaggctccctgccgagcagagagcccgatgcgggactcaatcccaggaccctgagatcatgacctgagccgaaggcagcggcttaacccactgagccacccaggcgcccttcaggAGAAATTCTTAAACTATTTCTTTGTTCTCTGGTTTTGGAATCCTCTGATTCTGATATTGGACCTCCCAGATTTatccttttagtttcttttatttctcaatcatctctttttcttttattctactttttggagatttttctcatttttttttttaaagattttatttatttgacagagatcacaagtaggcagagaggcaggcagagagagaggaggaagcaggctccctgccgagcagagagcctgatgtggggctcaatcccaggaccctgagatcatgacccgagctaaaggcagaggctttaacccactgagccacccaggcgccccgttttttctcatctttatctTCCAACTTTTCTATGGAAATCAAGGATATTTCAAATATGGCtgacttttgttttgatttctttggagttatttctttttctgacagtATATGGGACCCAACACaaaacatttgttgtttatctgcAATTCACTTTTAATTGGAAGTCCTGTAGTTTTATTTACTATACCTAGTAACCCCACTTCTAGGACCTGGGGAGGATAAATTAGGAAGGGGCAAGTGAGCTGACAGTTCCTGGACACAAGATTTGGTCAGACATGGGATGATAGGTTTTAGTGTCCTCCCTGGCAGTCACTTTAGATTTGCAAGGAGtttggacagagggagaaacaggttatCCTATTTGAGTGGTGGATCCCCAACTGTACCTATATTGGCCAAGACAgatgaattttggaaaaaatgCACTCATTACTGAATTAAGGAACACAGGACCTTCCCCTGCTCCTTTTCTAATATTCTAGCATGCATGCTGCCAGCATGCAGAGGGCATGGAATTGGAGTCCAAGTAAAAGGCCCttaggcaaaacaaaacaaaacaggaaaacaaaacaaaacaaaacaaaaaaaaacaaaaccacaccaCACCAACCTCTAATGCTCAGGCTTGTTTCCTATGCTCCAGATCTCTACTGGAGTGAGACCTGGTCTCTGCCCAATGCCTCATGATGGCTGTTGTCATCCACGCCTTTAAGGCGGCACAGTTTTCCCTGTCCTGTCAGCTAGACTTTGTTAAGCCCCGAGTAGACCCCAGACTCACAGATCCTTCATCTTAAAAGAGAAGTATCTTTGAGAGTAATTCTAGTGACTTTGTGCCTCAAATATTTCTGACCCTTGGTTGTCCCGTCCATGGACTTTCTTCCAGTTAATTTACCTTCTTTTTCAAATTGTCTTCCAGTCTGCATACAAAAATCTAGTTTGAAAGGAATCTAgcacatttatgtatataaaaacaataGATTTCAAATAATTTGGTGGAGGGATTTATATCCTCTGGCCCTGCAAATTCTCCAGAAATTCTCCAGAAATGTACATACATTTcttgtaattttattaaaatagtcaCGTCCTGGAGGTGACCAGCATGTCCCTCTGCAGAGATATGGGTTAAACTGACTGTGATGGCTTACATTGGCTTCTGTAGCTTAACCTAATTGTGATCTGTTGAAACAAGTGAAATGGAAGCACAACCAGcttgtttctgtctctgttcAAGAacatcatgaataaataaaattcagttaatttGGTAATCCTAAACTTCAGCTgggaatttttaattcattccttcATATGAccttaagagttttatttattttttttaagattttatttatttatttgacacagggagagagagatcacaagtaggcagagagaggtaggcagagagcgagggggaagcaggctcccttctgggcagaaagccaaatgtggggctcgatcccaggactttgagatcatgacctgagctgaaggcagaggcttaacccattgagccacccaggtgccccaatagttttattttttaagctcctttttttttttaacagtttaagATGATGTTTAATAATTTGTCACGTACAGTTCaggtaaaatatgtaaatggatTTAACTACCACAGTTTGTGGTAACTTTAACTTTCAAAACATAGAAACTATTTTGTGTATTAACTACTAACTCTGTCTAGCACTCACAGACAGAGGGATCATGTCCTTGGTTGCCAAATTACTGATTTAAGCTTCCActtgctctgtttctttttactgaaaATGGGTGCCTTCCTCAACTacatttccttcatctgagaTAGTATATACATCAAGTTTTGTAAATCACAAATATGCtaacaaacatttttattcaaaagcaaagtcttaaaatttggaaaatatgacttacaataaaaaagaatgttactGCTTATTTTTAGTGACACTTGGGTTTTCAGCCCGAAAGAGAATTTTTTGTCCTTGTCATCATCTATCATATTTGCCAGATTCGGTCCTTAATTCCTTTAAACGGTTTCTAGAACCATATGCTCCCTGGCAGCACTGGGTCAACTTAAAACGATGTCTGAAAGGCTCTGATGGTAATTGTCCTAAATTAAAGGATGCTGAGGATTGAAGGATGTGAAATTGAGAGAGAATGCCTGTTTGAgaaaagactgtgtgtgtgtgtgtgtgtgtgtgtgtgtgtgtgtgtgtaaagagagtatttacatatattctgtggtcaaattttatattgaaattatttGTGCCTATAAATTAGAGAAGTCTATATATACTAtgtgtagttttttgtttgtggttttatAGACTTATGCCATTAGAGGGCAGTATTGTAGTGGTTAAGTTTGCTTTCTTAACTATTGACTTGCAAACCATAGAATttataataaacaaatttaaagcCTTAGATTTTTAGTATATTAAGTTGTAGTTTCAATTGATGTGtccatgcaaatattttaaattaatagagGAAATAAGCAATGGGCTAGTCTCATAGATCACTTGATTTTCGTTTGGGGAAGGGAATTTTACTTGGTCATTATGGCCATCAGCATGAAATACATACTTTATAATACTTCTGTCCTTCCAATGTAAGAAGACTCACAGGGTGAGACTTATAGGAATTGCGACTTTCAAAAACATGCCTTAGGGACTTACTGAAGATAGATTGATGTAGGACTTAACCTGTGGATTGAGTTTTCTAGGTCTAAATGGAAGGAGGGAGATGTGATTTTAAGGTTTAGGGCTCTAGGGACGTTTTGGGAAGATCTACTTGATTTCTTCGTCTGATGGGTACCTTTTTGCTTCAATAGATATATGCCTAGCAAAGAATATgtaatgtttttttgtttctacaagtaatagatgcataaaaatgTAGTATTTCTCAGAAAGCAAATGtgatttttccctccaaaatttACTACCGCTTTAAAAAGTGTTATTACAGTATGGTTATTATCCTTATAAATAAACCTGCCCATAAAATCCTCCCATTACTTTGCCTGTAAGAACTAGATAATTGAAATCGAGACACTCGAGCTCCTCCAAGTCTTAGCGGTGGGACTGGGCATGCCCAGTAGCTCAGACGGTTCTGGTTGCAAATAGGAAGCTTTCTCCGTTCAGAAGCCGCGGGGACAGGCAGCTCCTGGGACGGGGTCTGACTCCCTTAAACGTAAGCACGTGCGGGGCCCCAATTGTATTTTCAGGGACCCTTGACATTTTCTGCCAAAGCAGTGGTCCGGCTGCCCAAGGCTTGGAGGCCTTGGTGGCTCCGCAGCTTCACGGGTCCATTGCGGCCTGGGTCAGCCCACCCGAAGAGCGGGATCCGATctagaggctggggtggggggtggggggtggcggggggctGGTAGTGGGGAGAGCGGGGAAGCTTGAGGAGGgcggggaagggagaaggggaggttCCAATAGGGTGCTGGCCAATCGGCGCGGCTCTCGCCTCCATATATTCTGCGGCGAGCCGGCGTCCTGGTCCATAGCCTTAGTGGATCCTGGCTGTCGTCCTGGGAGGCTTCTCCGCACAACGGTGGGATCAGCATCTTCCCGGGATCGCCAAGCCCCAGAAGCCGGGTTTCTTTAAATTAGGGCTGCTGTTTTCCACTTCTCCCTGGGCTGCAGAAAgctagaaggtttttttttttaaatctagctcAAACAAGGCTGctggtattcctttttttttccgcGAGGGTGTTTTTGGCTGCAATTGCATGAAATCCCAATGGTGTAGACCAGTGGCGATGGATCTAGGAGTTTACCAACTGAgacatttttcaatttctttcttgtcATCCTTGCTGGGGACTGAAAACGCCTCTGTGAGACTTGACAATAGGTAAATGTCGACTGGGATAGTTTCTTTAAATTTGCTCGTGAGATACTTCTAATAATGCAGGTGAAAAATAGCCAGGCGAATTCCTTTGTCCATTGCCGGGAGGCTACGGTGACATGGATGttgctttttcaaatgtttagAATAGCCTCCTTTTCCCAGGTCTGGCCGGAGAGCAGGCTTTTACTACATTATGTAATTTAGCCTTTTGTAGCTTACTAAAATAGGGAAATGTCTGGATATTCGTTAGTAAGAGAGTGGCTGGTGTTTTCTGGAGGGTGATCTATTACATGGTGTTGTCGAATGTTCAAAAAATGCTGCCAGTAACATCACAGAATAGGGGAGTCCTTTTTTGTCTTGGATGTTATAAAAATTCCACTTATcgatttttcccccctctcttccaGCTCCTCTGGTGCAAGTGTGGTAGCTATTGACAACAAAATCGAGCAAGCTATGGTAGGTACtgattaaaaatcatttgtacTACATGTGGGCACAGTACAAAAAGCGAGATCGGGATGGCACCAGTGCATCCATAGTTAGGATGACTGCTCTTCGTACATTGAGAAATGCCGGCACTGTCTCCTCTCGGCCGGCATGTAGCCACTTCCCAAGGCTGCAGCGGGAGAGCCCGGGGCCCTGAGGGTATTAAATGTTCTCAATTCCCGAGGGGTTTCACACGACGTGGGGATTTTTGCAGAGGTGTCCCCTTTTTGCTCGGGAATTGCGAGGGAAGCTCTGCCCTGCGCGTCCTTCGGTCGCGGGCACATCTCTAGCGATGTGGCTTTACTAGCAATCTCAAGGTTTACTAAGGAAGGAGGGGGGTACAGAGTGGGGATCTCAGGGGCTCTCTAGACCTTGTACAGACGGATCCCCAGTACTGGAGGCTACTGAATGATGAAGAAGAATCGGAGAAAAGTTTTGTctttctcagcctctgcctggatTTCTCCGATTTTTTATTTCCGCCTTGGCTTTCTTTGTTATTGGAGCAGCGCCTGTGGCTCTTCTCACGGGATTCTCTGCCCACTGTTGCTAGGCAAACTCCGAACCTTTAATTCGGAGCTATAAATAACTCGAGATCCCATTGGCTGCAACGTCTGCCCAGGTTTCTGTGATGTCAGCTTAATCacgaaaggggggaggggggtggagggaggaaaatGCGGCAACATGCTCTGTAGGAACTGGCTGCAGCCGGTGCTGAGGGAGGCGGTccggggggcggagggagggacTTGGGGGCGGGGAAGCGGCTACCGTTGCTGCGGGCCTGGACATCCCAGCGGCCAGGCTCCTGCCCCGCCTTCCAGAAGCCCAGTGCATTTTGCCGGCTAGAGTAGGAAACGCGAGTGTATGCATCCCTGGCTGAGGGCCGCGGAAAAATGCACAGGCTTTGAAAAAGCCTGATCCCCTTATACATTAAACTTCAAGTATTTCGTACAGTTGTGCTTGTATTCAGTAGATGGCTCCTAGGGCTGGTTAAATAAGATAAAGGCAGGTTATGTTAATAGTCCTGGACGTCATgcaaaatgatgttttaaaaattcagagtctGGGAAATACTTAAGATAAAcctcttttcccctctgcctttcAGGATCTGGTGAAAAGCCATTTGATGTATGCGGTTAGAGAGGAAGTGGAGGTCCTCAAAGAGCAAATCAAAGAACTAATAGAGAAAAATTCCCAGCTGGAGCAGGAAAACAATCTGCTGAAGACACTGGCCAGTCCTGAGCAGCTTGCCCAGTTTCAGGCCCAGCTGCAGACTGGCTCCCCCCCTGCCACCACACAGCCACAGGGGACCACACAGCCCCCCGCTCAGCCAGCGTCCCAGGGCTCAGGACCCACCGCGTAGCTGCCTATGCCCCCGCAGAACTGGCTGCTGCCGTCTGAACTGAACAGACCAGAGAAGATGTACTAGGGGGAATCCGCCTCCACAGTCACCCATTTCATTGCTCGCTGCGAAAGAGAAGTGAGACTGACGTATATGCCATTGTCCAGTATTAAACACTCATATGCTTTTGGCTTGAAGAAATTTCTTAGTTGGGCGAATTAAAGGTTAATCAGAGAATTAGCATGGATATACTGGGATGCAGCTTGGCAGATACGTGAGAAGTGGTTTCATTCATGCCGAGGAGCTGTGTGCCTTTccaccccttccctgctccccatccccactcccgAGCGTTCTCTCCTGCTTGCACGTAGTGTACTCCATGGGGTCTGAAGCAGTGGGGCTCCACTGgactttcctctctcctcttctcccccaggAGGACCTTAAAAGGGAGGTCAGAGCAAAGACTGACGCATAGTCTCACCTAAGATGGGGGGAAACGTAGTTCATCGAACCAATTGACGACTGTCACcaaaaa
Coding sequences within:
- the TSC22D1 gene encoding TSC22 domain family protein 1 isoform X6, translated to MKSQWCRPVAMDLGVYQLRHFSISFLSSLLGTENASVRLDNSSSGASVVAIDNKIEQAMDLVKSHLMYAVREEVEVLKEQIKELIEKNSQLEQENNLLKTLASPEQLAQFQAQLQTGSPPATTQPQGTTQPPAQPASQGSGPTA
- the TSC22D1 gene encoding TSC22 domain family protein 1 isoform X7, whose amino-acid sequence is MDLVKSHLMYAVREEVEVLKEQIKELIEKNSQLEQENNLLKTLASPEQLAQFQAQLQTGSPPATTQPQGTTQPPAQPASQGSGPTA